From a single Flavobacterium sp. genomic region:
- the rpsT gene encoding 30S ribosomal protein S20: MANHKSALKRIRSNEKRRVLNRYQHKTTRNAIKAIRLATDKAEASAKLSTVISMIDKLAKKNIIHDNKASNLKSKLTKHVASL, from the coding sequence ATGGCAAATCATAAATCTGCTTTAAAAAGAATTAGAAGTAACGAGAAAAGAAGAGTATTAAATAGATACCAACACAAAACTACTCGTAACGCAATCAAAGCTATTCGTTTAGCTACTGATAAAGCTGAGGCTTCTGCAAAATTATCAACTGTAATTTCTATGATTGATAAATTAGCTAAGAAAAATATCATTCATGATAATAAAGCTTCTAACTTAAAATCAAAATTAACTAAACACGTAGCTTCTTTATAG